The following proteins are co-located in the Dyadobacter chenwenxiniae genome:
- a CDS encoding adenylate kinase — protein MLNLILFGPPGAGKGTQSENIIAKYKLIHLSTGDLLRSEIQAGSALGLKAKTLMDQGILVPDEVVIGMIDNKLKEHRNAAGFIFDGFPRTVKQSEALDQLLASYNESISVMIALVVDDNELLARLLNRGKTSGRPDDQNEELISKRIQEYNNKTKPVADYYQEQGKFVAIDGIGEIDFIFAEINKAISQVTVK, from the coding sequence ATGCTGAATCTTATACTGTTTGGCCCTCCGGGTGCAGGTAAAGGCACTCAAAGTGAAAATATTATTGCTAAATACAAACTGATCCACCTTTCTACCGGTGATCTCCTACGCTCCGAAATTCAGGCAGGATCAGCGTTGGGCCTTAAAGCGAAAACATTGATGGACCAGGGCATTTTAGTTCCTGACGAGGTGGTGATCGGCATGATTGACAACAAGTTAAAAGAACACCGGAACGCTGCCGGATTTATATTCGACGGATTCCCGCGGACCGTTAAGCAATCAGAGGCGCTTGACCAACTTTTGGCCAGCTACAATGAAAGTATTTCCGTAATGATTGCGTTGGTTGTAGACGATAATGAGCTGCTTGCTCGTTTGCTTAACCGTGGAAAGACTTCGGGACGCCCGGATGATCAGAATGAAGAACTGATCAGTAAGCGTATCCAGGAATACAACAATAAGACCAAACCGGTTGCCGACTATTATCAGGAACAAGGCAAATTTGTCGCTATTGACGGAATCGGTGAGATAGATTTCATTTTTGCAGAGATCAATAAGGCGATTTCGCAGGTTACCGTTAAATAA
- the obgE gene encoding GTPase ObgE produces the protein MASSNFIDYVKINARSGSGGAGSLHFRREKHVEKGGPDGGDGGRGGHVILKGNSQLWTLLHLKYTKHIKAFDGKGGEGGRRSGAIGKDIILEVPLGTIAKNAETGEQLFEITEDGQEVILLKGGRGGMGNDHFKSATNQTPQHAQTGEAGLEAWIILELKVLADVGLVGFPNAGKSTLLSVVSAARPEIADYPFTTLVPNLGVVSYRDYKSFVMADIPGIIEGASQGKGLGLRFLRHIERNSILLFMVPADSEDINAEYETLLQELRIYNPSLLDKNRILAISKIDVLSDEERTNLKRQIPTSIPSILISAITQEGIEQLKDQVWNLINSPLSV, from the coding sequence ATGGCTTCCTCCAACTTTATTGATTACGTTAAAATTAATGCGCGCTCCGGTTCCGGCGGTGCGGGTTCGCTGCATTTCAGAAGGGAAAAACACGTTGAAAAAGGCGGACCGGACGGCGGCGACGGCGGACGGGGCGGCCATGTGATCCTGAAAGGGAACAGTCAGCTGTGGACATTGCTTCACTTGAAATATACCAAACACATCAAAGCTTTTGATGGAAAAGGCGGCGAAGGCGGCAGACGTTCAGGCGCTATCGGTAAGGACATTATTTTGGAGGTGCCGCTCGGCACAATCGCCAAAAATGCGGAAACCGGTGAGCAACTTTTTGAAATTACGGAAGACGGCCAGGAAGTGATTTTGCTGAAAGGTGGTCGCGGTGGAATGGGAAATGATCATTTCAAATCTGCCACCAACCAAACTCCACAGCATGCACAAACAGGAGAAGCCGGCCTGGAAGCCTGGATCATCCTGGAATTGAAGGTTTTAGCAGACGTTGGACTTGTCGGTTTTCCTAATGCAGGCAAGTCAACATTACTTTCCGTGGTCTCCGCTGCACGCCCGGAAATTGCAGATTATCCCTTCACCACATTAGTGCCTAACCTGGGTGTAGTTTCTTACAGAGATTACAAATCATTTGTTATGGCCGACATTCCCGGAATTATTGAAGGCGCGTCACAAGGAAAAGGCCTTGGCTTGCGTTTCTTACGACATATAGAAAGAAATTCCATCTTACTCTTCATGGTCCCGGCTGACAGTGAAGACATTAATGCTGAATACGAAACATTGCTTCAAGAGCTAAGAATATACAATCCCTCCCTTCTCGATAAGAACCGCATTCTTGCGATTTCAAAAATTGACGTTCTTTCTGACGAGGAACGTACCAATCTGAAAAGACAAATCCCGACATCAATACCCAGCATTTTGATTTCTGCAATTACCCAAGAAGGAATTGAACAATTGAAAGATCAGGTATGGAATCTCATCAATTCGCCGTTGTCCGTATAA